A genomic region of Balaenoptera acutorostrata chromosome 4, mBalAcu1.1, whole genome shotgun sequence contains the following coding sequences:
- the LOC103013216 gene encoding mesencephalic astrocyte-derived neurotrophic factor has protein sequence MWATHGLAVALALSVLPGSRALRPGDCEVCISYLGRFYQDLKDRGVTFSPASIEKELIKFCREARGKENRLCYYIGATDDAATKIINEVSKPLAHHIPVEKICEKLKKKDSQICELKYDKQIDLSTVDLKKLRVKELKKILDDWGETCKGCAEKSDYIRKINELMPKYAPKAASSRTDL, from the coding sequence ATGTGGGCCACGCATGGGCTGGCGGTGGCGCTGGCTCTGAGCGTGCTGCCGGGCAGCCGGGCGCTGCGACCGGGTGACTGCGAAGTTTGTATTTCTTATCTGGGAAGATTTTACCAGGACCTCAAAGACAGAGGTGTCACATTCTCACCAGCCTCTATTGAAAAAGAACTTATAAAGTTCTGCCGTGAAGCAAGAGGCAAAGAGAATCGGTTGTGCTACTACATTGGGGCCACAGATGATGCAGCCACCAAGATCATCAACGAGGTGTCAAAGCCCCTGGCCCACCACATCCCTGTGGAGAAGATCTGTGAGAAGCTCAAGAAGAAGGACAGCCAGATCTGTGAGCTAAAATACGACAAGCAGATCGACCTGAGCACAGTGGACCTGAAGAAGCTTCGAGTTAAAGAGCTAAAGAAGATCCTGGACGACTGGGGAGAGACGTGCAAAGGCTGTGCAGAAAAGTCTGACTACATCCGGAAGATTAATGAACTGATGCCTAAATACGCCCCCAAGGCAGCCAGTTCACGGACTGATTTGTAG